From one Lotus japonicus ecotype B-129 chromosome 3, LjGifu_v1.2 genomic stretch:
- the LOC130746811 gene encoding transmembrane E3 ubiquitin-protein ligase FLY2-like isoform X2: protein MESPSADDSGVSFSPLVYNNKVVNYTLMVTFISFLQVLLLIRQMEHSSTQYGAAKVSILMIGQQAIMDAYLCFLHLTGVTLRESLFNAFATAAFSKFVVVSIFEKRYLLAIWEANRPLSHELSVFYSRYYGILLGGLLLIYEFHHYLKTIFLLMSSFWAVILLLQHYLGSRLFIPHQILPEKYCYCRRFDQDTRHAMDCVICMIAIDLSQGTNDCMVTPCDHFFHSGCLQRWMDIKLECPTCRRTLPPA, encoded by the exons ATGGAGAGTCCCTCAGCGGATGACAGTGGAGTCAGCTTCTCACCGTTAGTCTACAACAACAAAGTAGTGAACTATACCTTGATGGTCACTTTT ATCTCTTTCCTGCAAGTTCTTCTACTGATTCGTCAAATGGAGCATAGCAGCACTCAATAC GGGGCTGCTAAGGTTTCAATTTTAATGATCGGCCAGCAAGCGATAATGGATGCCTATCTTTGCTTTTTACATCTGACTGGAGTAACATTACGTG AATCCTTGTTTAATGCTTTTGCAACTGCTGCATTTTCCAAGTTCGTCGTCGTCTCAATATTTGAGAAGAGATATCTCCTTGCTATCTGGGAGGCAAATAGGCCTTTGAGTCATGAACTTTCAGTTTTTTACAGTCGATACT ATGGGATCCTGTTGGGAGGCCTTCTACTCATATATGAGTTCCATCACTATTTGAAGACTATTTTTCTTCTTATGTCCTCCTTTTGG GCTGTAATTCTTCTACTTCAGCACTATCTCGGGTCGCGTTTGTTCATTCCTCATCAG ATTCTACCCGAGAAATACTGCTATTGTAGGAGGTTTGATCAGGATACAAGACATGCTATGGACTGTGTTATTTGCATGATAGCCATTGATCTTTCCCAGGGAACTAATGATTGCATG GTGACACCTTGTGATCATTTCTTCCATTCTGGTTGTTTGCAAAGATGGATGGATATAAAGTTGGAGTGTCCAACTTGTCGTCGCACTTTACCACCTGCTTAG
- the LOC130746811 gene encoding transmembrane E3 ubiquitin-protein ligase FLY1-like isoform X1 produces MESPSADDSGVSFSPLVYNNKVVNYTLMVTFISFLQVLLLIRQMEHSSTQYGAAKVSILMIGQQAIMDAYLCFLHLTGVTLRESLFNAFATAAFSKFVVVSIFEKRYLLAIWEANRPLSHELSVFYSRYYGILLGGLLLIYEFHHYLKTIFLLMSSFWVPQIITNVIRDSRKPLHPHYILGITVTRLAIPLYIFGCPNNFMRIEPDKRWCVCLTVFIGFQAVILLLQHYLGSRLFIPHQILPEKYCYCRRFDQDTRHAMDCVICMIAIDLSQGTNDCMVTPCDHFFHSGCLQRWMDIKLECPTCRRTLPPA; encoded by the exons ATGGAGAGTCCCTCAGCGGATGACAGTGGAGTCAGCTTCTCACCGTTAGTCTACAACAACAAAGTAGTGAACTATACCTTGATGGTCACTTTT ATCTCTTTCCTGCAAGTTCTTCTACTGATTCGTCAAATGGAGCATAGCAGCACTCAATAC GGGGCTGCTAAGGTTTCAATTTTAATGATCGGCCAGCAAGCGATAATGGATGCCTATCTTTGCTTTTTACATCTGACTGGAGTAACATTACGTG AATCCTTGTTTAATGCTTTTGCAACTGCTGCATTTTCCAAGTTCGTCGTCGTCTCAATATTTGAGAAGAGATATCTCCTTGCTATCTGGGAGGCAAATAGGCCTTTGAGTCATGAACTTTCAGTTTTTTACAGTCGATACT ATGGGATCCTGTTGGGAGGCCTTCTACTCATATATGAGTTCCATCACTATTTGAAGACTATTTTTCTTCTTATGTCCTCCTTTTGGGTACCTCAGATAATCACCAATGTTATTCGTGATTCACGCAAACCATTGCATCCTCATTATATATTAGGGATAACTGTTACTCGGCTAGCAATACCATTATACATTTTTGGTTGCCCTAACAACTTCATGCGCATAGAACCTGACAAGAGATGGTGTGTTTGTTTGACTGTATTTATTGGGTTTCAGGCTGTAATTCTTCTACTTCAGCACTATCTCGGGTCGCGTTTGTTCATTCCTCATCAG ATTCTACCCGAGAAATACTGCTATTGTAGGAGGTTTGATCAGGATACAAGACATGCTATGGACTGTGTTATTTGCATGATAGCCATTGATCTTTCCCAGGGAACTAATGATTGCATG GTGACACCTTGTGATCATTTCTTCCATTCTGGTTGTTTGCAAAGATGGATGGATATAAAGTTGGAGTGTCCAACTTGTCGTCGCACTTTACCACCTGCTTAG
- the LOC130746810 gene encoding ADP,ATP carrier protein 1, mitochondrial-like, whose translation MMTDGFHSQHPSVAQKLAGHSYLVSRLSPNQSRNYSTTSTHFNGVVPSASLAPVFVPAPAEKGASAFLVDFLMGGVSAAVSKTAAAPIERIKLLIQNQDEMIKSGRLSEPYKGIGDCFARTTKDEGAIALWRGNTANVIRYFPTQALNFAFKDYFKRLFNFKKDKDGYWKWFAGNLASGGAAGASSLLFVYSLDYARTRLANDSKSAKKGGERQFNGLVDVYKKTIQSDGIAGLYRGFSISCIGIIVYRGLYFGMYDSLKPVVLVGDMQDSFFASFLLGWGITIGAGLASYPIDTVRRRMMMTSGEAVKYKSSLDAFKVIIAKEGTKSLFKGAGANILRAVAGAGVLAGYDKLQLIVFGKKYGSGGGG comes from the exons ATGATGACTGATGGATTCCATTCACAGCATCCATCGGTAGCCCAGAAGTTAGCTGGACATTCTTATCTTGTGTCCAGGCTCTCCCCTAATCAATCCAGAAACTATTCCACAACTAGTACTCACTTCAATGGAGTTGTGCCGTCTGCAAGTTTGGCTCCAGTGTTTGTGCCTGCTCCAGCTGAGAAAGGGGCATCTGCATTTTTGGTGGATTTTCTCATGGGTGGAGTTTCAGCTGCTGTGTCTAAGACGGCTGCAGCTCCAATTGAACGAATTAAGTTACTCATTCAAAACCAGGATGAAATGATCAAGAGCGGACGATTGTCTGAACCTTACAAGGGAATTGGTGATTGTTTTGCTCGAACTACTAAGGATGAAGGAGCGATTGCTCTTTGGAGAGGAAATACTGCTAATGTTATCAGATACTTCCCTACTCAG gCTCTAAACTTTGCTTTTAAGGATTACTTCAAGAggcttttcaattttaaaaaagacAAAGATGGCTACTGGAAGTGGTTTGCTGGGAATTTGGCATCTGGTGGGGCTGCTGGTGCTTCCTCCCTCTTATTTGTCTATTCTTTGGACTATGCCCGTACACGTTTAGCCAATGATTCAAAGTCTGCAAAGAAGGGTGGTGAGAGGCAGTTCAATGGCTTGGTTGATGTGTACAAGAAAACCATTCAGAGTGATGGTATTGCTGGCCTTTATCGTGGATTCAGCATCTCATGTATTGGAATTATAGTTTATCGTGGTCTATACTTTGGAATGTATGATTCTCTGAAACCAGTGGTTTTGGTTGGTGACATGCAG GATAGTTTCtttgctagtttccttttgggATGGGGGATCACAATAGGTGCTGGCTTGGCCTCTTACCCCATTGATACAGTGCGTAGAAGGATGATGATGACATCTGGAGAAGCTGTAAAATACAAGAGCTCTCTGGATGCGTTCAAAGTTATCATTGCAAAAGAGGGTACTAAGTCGCTCTTCAAAGGTGCTGGTGCGAACATACTGCGTGCTGTTGCAGGTGCTGGGGTGCTTGCTGGTTATGATAAGCTACAGCTCATCGTGTTCGGAAAGAAATATGGTTCTGGTGGTGGAGGCTAA